From Paenibacillus sp. PL2-23:
CGACGCGTTCATACGGGTCGCCAGAAGCCAGCTTGCAGAGGATCAGGACGGCTCGCTGAGGCTGCTTATCGTCGCAGCGGCCATCTACGATTACGGCCATCAGACCATCCGGTCGAATCGCCTGGTGGAACGCAAGGAAGCGGAGGAGCAGGACCAACAAACTATGAACATGATAAGGGAGAGTTAATGAATGAAGCATGCTCCAACGGCTATTCTGCTTATTCTCATGCAAATCTTATTCGGACTTAGTACACTATTGTGGGCGATTTATGTACTCATGACGCTGCTGATGGCGGATCAATTCGGCGATCTGAACGCCATTGAGACCGCATCGATGATTATGATCTGGCTATTTCCCATCGCTTCCATCGGGACAGCTATCATCAGTTGGATCTTGTATCATAAACGCGCATTCCGGAAAGCCGGCTGGATCAGCATTATCCCGGCGTTGTGGATTGTTCCCTTATTCGGCTTCTTCGAATAAGCAGCCCCTACCGATGACATAAGAGGCAGCCTTGGACTAGATAAACCGTCCAAGGCTGCCTCTTTCCTATTTCCTATGAATGGCATACGCCCGACTGGGCAAAATAGGATAAAATTCGGCAGCAGGGAGGCGGAGCTTTATGATTTCCAAACCGGGCACCGCGAACAACTATGAGCAGCTTGGCAAGCAGCTGCACAACAGCAGCGATTTCAAGTCTCGCTTGCTCCATGCGGGAGAGCATCGCTACCGACTGTTCTATATGGATTCCATGATCGATCCGAAGATTGTACAGGATCATATTATTCAGCCCTTGCTTCAACAGCCGGGAGTGCCGGTCGGCGAGGCGGTTACGATACTGAATTATGCCGAGACCGATTGGCTGCCGGAAGCGGCGAAGGCAATTATTGAGGGGAAAAGCGTACTGCAGCGCGAGGGCGATGCCACCCTGTATTTGCTCGACACACCGCTCAACAAGGAGCGCTCTATTAATATTCCCGTGAACGAACGTGCGCTTCGCGGCTCCAACGAAGCACTAATTGAGAACCTGCAAACGAATGTGTATATGCTGCGGCAGATGATGGCAACGTCAGACTTAGCCGTCAAATCCTATACGCTGGGAAAGCGAACAAATACGACGGTGTCCATTCTATACATGGACTCCCTTGTGAATAAGGATGTGCTTCGGGAATTCGAGAAGCGCATTCAGCAAATTGAGCTGGATTATGTAGAGGCTCCGGGTTTTGTGCGGGAGCTGATCCAAGACAAGCAATTTGCCATGTTTCCACGGTTTCTGGTCACCGAGAGGCCCGACCGTGTTCGATCTTATCTCATGGACGGCAAAATTGCCATTATAACCGAAGGCTCTCCGGACTGCCTGATCCTGCCCGTTACGTTCTGGGCATTCTTCCAGTCGCCGGATGATTATCAGCTGGGGTGGATGTTCGGCAGCGCCGTAAGGCTGCTTCGCATATTCTGTTTCCTCATTGCAATCAGCTTGCCGGGCGCCTATGTCGCTCTTGTCACCTTCGATCCGCGCATGCTGCCGTTCGAGATCGCGTTGACGCTGCAAAGCTCCTTGCAATATATTGCGATGTCGCCGCTGCTGGAGGCGGTGTTTATGCTCTTGACGCTTGAAATTCTGCGCGAGGCCTCCATTAGACTGCCCAACCCCATCGGCCAGACTCTTGGTGTTGTTGGAGGTATTGTGATAGGCACCATTGTTGTACAATCCAATCTGATCTCCAACATGATGGTTATCGTGATTGCGGTGACAGGCATCTCTTCATTCATTATTCCAACTTACGAGATGAGCGGGGCTGCCAGATATTTAACGTATCCCTTCATCGTACTGTCCGCGTTGTTTGGACTCATTGGCCTGGTGCTGGCATACATGCTGCTCATTACGCACTTGTCGAGACTGCATACTATGGGTATTCCGTATTTCATATCCAGCGTAGGTCCGAGGAGAAGCTGGGATACGGTGTTTCGCGCTCCTATTCGCTTACTGAAGCAACGCAAAAATAGCAAAAGCGACTTGGGCTGAAATCCAATGAAGCAGGAGGGACAAGCGAAATGAACATTAGATTGACCAAAATTACAGCATTTCAGCTATTTGCCCTCGTCATATTGAATCAAGTCGGATTTAATGTGCTTACGATTCCATTCCCGCAGTCCCATGACGCGGGTTATGACGCCTGGCTGTCCATCCTGCTGGGAGGAGTCTGGGCGCAGCTTATCATTCTCGTGATCTATTGGCTATGCACACGCTACCCGGATATGCCGCTGCCCCAGTCTATTCGGCTCATAGCGGGGCAGGCGGTCGGCACCTTCCTTAATCTCATTATTGCAATCTATTGCCTGGAATCCAGCCTATTGATCATCGTGTCATACGCAGACGTCATCAACCGCTGGGTTCTATACGCGACTCCTTGGTCGGTCTTGATTGGCATATCCATATTTATCGCCGCGTATGTCGCATCCTCCACACTAAGAGTAATCGCTACCATTACACAGACCATTATTCTGATGTTCCTGCTCTGCTTGATTCTCATCTTCATCAGCGGGATGGGGAAGGGCTCCTTCCTGCATTTCCTCCCAATGGGCGCTCATGGGCTTGGGCCTATCTTAAAGGCCTCATTGCCGGCCTTCTGGGTATACGCAGGCTATGAGCTATTGCTATATGTATTTCCCTACGTCGACAACCGCTCTCATAAAAAAACATTGCTTGTGATGACCGCCGCAAACGGGGCGACAACGTTCCTGTATGTCATGGTTGCGCTCATTGTGACGCACAACTTTAACGAAAGCCAGCTATCGGCCATCCCCGAGCCGTTAATTTTTCTGCTGCGCCAATTCAACTGGCCCGTCATGCAAAGCTTGGACATCTTAATGATCGCGGTCTGGTTCTCGATTACCACCGTTACCGCTTATGTGTATTTGTTTCTGGCTGCCCGCTACTTCGCCTTTATTCGGAAATCGGAGATCCGAAGGCACGGACTGCTCGTGTTTATTTTCGCCGTCATCATGTTCCTTGCAGGCTTGTGGGGCTCGGATCGGTCGCATATTCATTTGTTTTCGAATTATCACAATATAGCGACTGTCGTGGTTGTTGCGGCTATGCCGGCAATCTTGCTGATTGTCTCTTTGGCTCGCGGAAAAAAGGGGAGTATGGAATGAAAATAAAAGTATGGATCGTTGCGGCAGCCTGTATGCTGCTTACCGGCTGCTGGGATCAATTGCCGCTGCGCGATATTAAGCTGATCGACGCGGCAGGCATGGACATCGATGAAGAGAGCGGCGAGGTCAAGCTCTTGAACGTGGTGACGATTCTGAAAAAGGCGGGACAAGGCGAGGGCGAGCCCTCCTCGGTGACGACTGAGCTTGTGGGACCTAGTATGGTGGAGGCTATTGGACGCGGAGATTATATCGACAATGGACCGTTCATCGGGCTCAATACGAGAATATTCCTTCTGAGCGAGCGATTTGCCGCTAACGATCCCATTGATCAAATAGAATTTCTGCTGCATGCT
This genomic window contains:
- a CDS encoding spore germination protein, encoding MISKPGTANNYEQLGKQLHNSSDFKSRLLHAGEHRYRLFYMDSMIDPKIVQDHIIQPLLQQPGVPVGEAVTILNYAETDWLPEAAKAIIEGKSVLQREGDATLYLLDTPLNKERSINIPVNERALRGSNEALIENLQTNVYMLRQMMATSDLAVKSYTLGKRTNTTVSILYMDSLVNKDVLREFEKRIQQIELDYVEAPGFVRELIQDKQFAMFPRFLVTERPDRVRSYLMDGKIAIITEGSPDCLILPVTFWAFFQSPDDYQLGWMFGSAVRLLRIFCFLIAISLPGAYVALVTFDPRMLPFEIALTLQSSLQYIAMSPLLEAVFMLLTLEILREASIRLPNPIGQTLGVVGGIVIGTIVVQSNLISNMMVIVIAVTGISSFIIPTYEMSGAARYLTYPFIVLSALFGLIGLVLAYMLLITHLSRLHTMGIPYFISSVGPRRSWDTVFRAPIRLLKQRKNSKSDLG
- a CDS encoding GerAB/ArcD/ProY family transporter, with protein sequence MNIRLTKITAFQLFALVILNQVGFNVLTIPFPQSHDAGYDAWLSILLGGVWAQLIILVIYWLCTRYPDMPLPQSIRLIAGQAVGTFLNLIIAIYCLESSLLIIVSYADVINRWVLYATPWSVLIGISIFIAAYVASSTLRVIATITQTIILMFLLCLILIFISGMGKGSFLHFLPMGAHGLGPILKASLPAFWVYAGYELLLYVFPYVDNRSHKKTLLVMTAANGATTFLYVMVALIVTHNFNESQLSAIPEPLIFLLRQFNWPVMQSLDILMIAVWFSITTVTAYVYLFLAARYFAFIRKSEIRRHGLLVFIFAVIMFLAGLWGSDRSHIHLFSNYHNIATVVVVAAMPAILLIVSLARGKKGSME